The Lolium rigidum isolate FL_2022 chromosome 1, APGP_CSIRO_Lrig_0.1, whole genome shotgun sequence region TACCTCAAAAGATCGAGGTCTTAGTCGATGACTGTGGTAATTTCTCAGATTCTGCTGAGATGATGTTGCCCGGGCAAGTGGCACATCGCTGGCTTCATCCAGTACGTCTATGTCATCTTCGAGTGCTTTGTTCGATGCAAACTCTTCATATTTTGCGACTCTAGGAGCGTCGTGTGTAATTTCGACTGGAAGCACGGCTTCGGCACCATGGACCATGAAGAAAGGGGTTTCTTCCGTAGATGTGTTTGGAgttgttcgtaaactccacaggacggagGGGAGTTCTTCGATCCAAGCGCCATTGGCCCTCTTTTAAGGTGTTAGCAACCGTTTCTTAATGCCAATGCATATGAGCCTATTGGCTTTTCAACTTGTCATTTTTTCTGCGGTTGCGCCACTGAGGCAAATTTCAGCTCGGATGTCAAGCTTATCGCAAAACTCCTTGAACTCTCCTAAAGTGAAGTTAGAGTCATTATCCGTGATGAGACTATGAGGCACGCCGAAGCGGAAGACAATTGACTCCACAAAGTTCACCGCCTCCGTTGCCTCGGCCATTTGATACCTTCGATCtggaagcactgctaaaatggtgtaaaggaaacgtctacaagacttgatAGTTAATTTTACTTAATGGATACCGGACCTTTCTAGTTTAATTctaagggggttgtgttcaatgatggaaataggaaAGGGTTAAGGTTTCTCCTACAGCTATGCATACGTATATAATTGAAGCGCATATATATAACAAATAAagtagagataagagatttgtgagtagcacatccgtaaatactcttgcccctaaagctagaggtgacaagagcctcttggtccaaccactGTCCTCACAGCCAAGAGCAACAACAATTATTCAGCATATGAATACCGACCAAAGCATTGAGCTAGATGATTATGccatgatcccgaatgaatcactaaacatgtatcgTTATTTTCCCCTTTCGTCACTGAAGTTtcattctccactcatcccacatcTTCCCTTGATCAATCCGAATGATAtaggtacctgcagatcatcgaaatgaggcaaagagacaaggatagaagattgcaaaactcatattcaatccttacacatgtAATAATATTAGATGCACATAAACACTGCGAGGATTCACCCAACCCGCAACCCGTGAGGACGACTCACACAAAATATCATGATCAataacaaagatagaaatcattggggCAAATAcgtagattgaaatcacaatattcttacaatggtcgtcaattctcaagaagatctctattacaatggtgatggctacagctatggaggagattggagatggaatggatgaactatggtggtggatctccttcgtgtggtgcagatggatctgatggatgaCGGCTCTGTTTGGCGATGAATGACTCTCTTTTTGGCGTCGGATCCTTCACGAAACCTAAGGAAGGCTGCGACACATGGTACGGGcaggcttgcccgtaccgatgctcgTTAAAGTCCCTAGAACCGTCTCTTCGAGCGTAATCAACTTTGTCGTACTCCTGACGCGATTTTATTAAGTAATTGCAGGTCTATTTGTCATTATGATGTGATTTCCTACACACCattcaaaaatagaagagattacacatctttgcattaattagtcattagtgtcaagttgagaggtaaacttagtcaatttattCAATTAGCTAAGGTTTTAAACGTGAGAAAAagtggcgtatttcacagccatcaccTTTGTAACTAGTTTTGCTTCAATCCGTTTTGTAAATTTATCGACTGCTACAAGCAAATAAACATGTCCTCCATGAGAAGATTTGTGTAATTTTccaaccatatccaagccccacccAGCGAAGGGCCATGCTAAATGTATCGACATCATCTCTATTGCCGGTGCTGAGGTTTCTTGGCAAACATCTGGCACCCCTCGCTGGTTTTAACAATCTCCTTAGCGTCTTCCACAACAGTTAACCAGTAGAACTCTACTCTAAAAGATTTGGCTATTATTACTCGATAACCTGTGTGACGACCACAGATCCTTTCATGTATGTCCTTGAGGATAGCTTGCCCTTCTATGGGTGTGATGCACTGCTGAAGGATGCCTATGATGCTCCTTTTATATAATTCACCTTTTACCATCtgaaaagctttggagcgtcacgCAATCCTTCGTGCTTCGACTTGGTTATATGACAACTCTTTATTTAGCAGATAtgctatgtatggctgcatccgtgTAAGTTCCACCATCATGACATTCCTTGTTACTTCTATCGCGGTTGTGTCTATTTCCATCTCATCGGGTGCGGCCATAGCCCCCGAATTCTTTTTCCCTTTCGCTTTTTCACCTTTAGACACATGGTACTACCGCTGATACGAGCAGTGGTGGTCATACTAGAGTCTGTAGAAAAGTTTACCCGATGACGTGGCACATATGGAAATGCTCGATTTTGAAACCATATTATTTTGTCTAGCTTCCTCATCGTCAACGTTAGTATGGAAATGAATGAAATGAAATCTGTGTATGCACAGTGTGCTGAGTAACATCTATAATTTATTCGAATTGACAAATGGAAATTCGTAAAATTACACAATATAGAGAGAAGTATAAAACTTAGAACTATTTATTTCTTGGTGGACATAACAATGGACCTATCTAGTTCACCAATAACCCTTGCATCCATCTCTCAGTACAAATTATCAACATACACACACACACGATTACATGGAAATTATATATAACATGGGTACATACGCAAATTGGTTGCACATAAGTATATCAACCAAGTGATTACAGAAAATCATTTCTCCTGTATTTTACAAGTATATTTCCTTCTGGCTCTGCCAGGAATTTTCTTGAGTCTGTCTTGGGGAAAGTAGAGATCAATTCCAGGTCAAAGTTCCTGAGAAGATGGCTCCATATAACTTTAATTTGCATGTAAGCGTATGCCTCACCGATGCAAACATGCCGACCACCACCAAATGTTGAATAAGAAAACTTTCCACCGACTTTGTCCTCTCttctttcggagccaaaccggtaTGGGTCATATAACTCAGGGTCCTTGTAGATATATGGAATACTATTGTTCACTACAGTAGGACTAGCTACGATGTGCTCTTGCGGGATCTCATATTGTTTTCCCTCTTTCGTCATCACCCTGAAGTTCTTATGTGCCTTGCGAACTAGCAGTGGTATAGGTGGGTGGAGCCTTACCGCCTCTTTGATGCAACTATGAAGTATGTCCATCTCTAAAAGGACGTTGTAGTCTAGCTTGTCCTTGTGTTTCTTGGTGATTTGCTCTTGCTCCTCAACGGCGGCCCTCAAGAATATCGGATGGCTGAGTAGACAAGCTCCGGTCCAAGTACTTGAGATAGAGCTTGTATGTTCTCCTGCAAATAGCAAGCCAATAATCAATCCCGCTACCTCTTCCACTGTTGTAGATTGGCCATCTTTATACTTGGAGTCAATCAATTTCTGCAGTGTGTCCTCCTCGACTGCACCAGATCTCTTACGGGACTCCACCACATCAGATAGTATTTCAGTTAGTCTGATGCGTGCTCTATCACGCCGGCGGTTTGCTGGAGTTGGGAGATACGGATATAAGAAATTAATCAAGGACACACCACTTCCGAGATCACGAAGCAGTGCGTTGACCTCGTCAAACATGTTTTCCCGGACCTCCTTTCCGAGTAAACATCGGCTTGATATCAGCATGAGTATCTGCTCGAACTCAAACTTCAGATTGACTATGCCCTCCTTTCCCCATTTGGCAAAGTATCCCTGCGTACATAGAAACGAGATATCAGTGCGCTTTTCTGAAACCTCTATATAAGCGTCGATGTACTAGCATCGTTTCCATGAAGGAAAGGTCAAGGTCGTCCTAAGGTAGCCAGCTAAGCAGGCGAAGTTATAGAAAATGTCACCCCAGCGTGACGCCCCCGGTAGCCTCTCATCCGAAGCATGGACGTCAGCCAtgctttaaaaaaaaaatcaaagttgCCGGGGCACAGCAGATTTTTTTCTTGTCAACTTCTATGTTGTGTTGCGCCAAGTGGCTAGTTTCCTCACATTTTTTTCAATATATTCTTCGATGTTAAATGCATGCTTATCAGAATAGGTACGCACCTCCACTTCTTGTATCATGGGTGAAACATGCCTGCTCAAGCTTGATGGCTTCAGCGCTTCAATGTGGAAGCGGGTCTGTTCAACACGAGTAGCACTGTCTCGGCCATAGAAAACCGTATTGCCGAACATGGGCACCGTGAACTCAAACAGATTTCCATGGCTAATTTCTGATTCCAAGCCTTGAAAGAAATGACCCGTGACCTCAGGCCCGATCAACAGAGTTACATTTAGTCCAAAGGGTCTTACCATGAATACACTGCCATACTTCAAATATAGATCATTGAGCACAGCAGGCAGGCCTTTCTTCAGGAGGGTAGGTAATTGTGCTAGGAGGGTAATCCCACCTACTCTAGGTGGAAGATGACTTTGACGCTGTGGAGATCTTGCCCTTGAAATCTTTGTGGATAACACAATGATGAAAAGAAGAGCCACAACGTAGCCCAAAGTGTTGCTACTTGGAAAGTCCATGGTATTGCTTATTATATCCTGCATCAACAGGAATATGAGTTAGAGAATACCATATGCCTTGTTTCGGTAGAACTCCCTTGCTAGTGCTACGAAAGGGCAAACATTTAAATCAATGAAAATATTACTCGGGAGCATAGCTCTATACCGGAGCTAAAATCAATGAATCCATTGCACCAACTTTAAGTAGAGGATCTAGCGTACCTAAATACCAGAACGCAGAGATGAGGGCTGCAATCTCACGAGTGTGTACACCAACTGCAAGCTAGTGTCTCACAGTATAATTGGAGAAGAACGCCTCAGATGGAAAACATAGAACGGGGGCTAAGGACCTTATATAGAGTTAGTGCAGGGCTAGCTAGCCAACAAACATATATCTACGGTCCCCATGGACCAAGTCTAGCTAGGTTTCCAACTACTTGCCACTCCCTGACTAATGGCTGCTGTTTCTTCTTGTTTGGAAATTAATTCGGCTCCGTCCCCAGTGGTTTGCAATGCTTCGTTACTTTTTTTGCAACTGTTTAATCATACCGATTGTACTCAAA contains the following coding sequences:
- the LOC124704676 gene encoding obtusifoliol 14-alpha demethylase-like, with product MDFPSSNTLGYVVALLFIIVLSTKISRARSPQRQSHLPPRVGGITLLAQLPTLLKKGLPAVLNDLYLKYGSVFMVRPFGLNVTLLIGPEVTGHFFQGLESEISHGNLFEFTVPMFGNTVFYGRDSATRVEQTRFHIEALKPSSLSRHVSPMIQEVEGYFAKWGKEGIVNLKFEFEQILMLISSRCLLGKEVRENMFDEVNALLRDLGSGVSLINFLYPYLPTPANRRRDRARIRLTEILSDVVESRKRSGAVEEDTLQKLIDSKYKDGQSTTVEEVAGLIIGLLFAGEHTSSISSTWTGACLLSHPIFLRAAVEEQEQITKKHKDKLDYNVLLEMDILHSCIKEAVRLHPPIPLLVRKAHKNFRVMTKEGKQYEIPQEHIVASPTVVNNSIPYIYKDPELYDPYRFGSERREDKVGGKFSYSTFGGGRHVCIGEAYAYMQIKVIWSHLLRNFDLELISTFPKTDSRKFLAEPEGNILVKYRRNDFLGHEQFDSDSFLDPDVEFSDANATALSTVVKRKRKGKGLEKITQGLGAKFTIEIPEGMKRPKKPLSAAKFALEGGLIARDQMLVFSHFNVYKKDKNMFPNFIGKVGANFNMDTESDVIKNA